Within Rothia sp. ZJ932, the genomic segment AGCGATAGCGGTAGCAACGGCTTGGGCTTGTGCCTCATGGTGAACGATAGTGTTGTACAAACCGCCGTGAGGTTTGACGTAGGAGACTTTGCCCCCGGCGAGCGCAGCGACAGCTTGCAAGGCACCAATCTGGTAGATGACCGCGTCCGTCAGTTCGGTGGGGGTCATATCGATGAAACGCCGACCAAAACCGGGCAGGTCAGGGTAGGCGACGTGGGCACCGATAGTCACATTGTTTGCAACAGCAGCGGTGCAGGTGGTTCGCATAACGGAAGGGTCACCCGCGTGATACCCGCAGGCAATGTTGGCGGAAGAGACGATGCGCATCATCGCCGCATCGTCGCCCATGTTCCAAGAACCGAAAGACTCACCGGAGTCTGAATTGAGGTCAATATGCACGATAGGTGCTCTTTTCTACTGGGAGGTGCGCCGAGGCTGCCGGTAAATACATATTTTGGTTAAAAAATACTCAATTGACGTTTCGGCTACGATATATCTGTATCTATTGTTGCGTGAAGCAGGGCACACCTGTCAAGATTGTTGAACAATCTTAAGTGTGCGGTTTCACCCGCACTCATTTACACCAAGGTAGGGCACATGACGCGCATCAAACGGTTTTCACTCAACTACGCGCTGGTTGATTGCAACTCTTTGCAACACGCCCTCAGCGTACACGCCCACCTCACCGAGCATCCTACCCCCGGGCAGATTGAGCTGATCCCGGCGGCACAAACTGTACTGGTTCACTTTGCCACCCCGCAGCAGACTGAATCATTCATTACCTCATTCACCGTGCCCGAACACAGCGAAACCACAGGAACGCAGACGACCACGCGCATCATTGAAACCGTCTATACCGGCGAGGACCTCAATGATGTTGCCAACGCTACCGGTCTCAGCGTTGAAGAAGTCATCACAAAGCACAGCAGCGCCAGCTGGCAGGTAGCTTTTGCGGGTTTCGCTCCCGGCTTCTTCTACCTGCACGCACCCGACAACACTATGGACGTACCCAGACGAGCCACCCCGCGCACCTCCGTTCCAGCAGGTTCAGTAGGACTTGCCGGGCAACTTTCCGGGATTTACCCGCGTTCATCCCCAGGTGGCTGGCAGCTGATCGGGCATACCAACGCCCCCCTGTGGGATCTCACCCAGAACCCACCCGCCTTGTTAGAGCCGGGCAACACAGTGCAATTCAAGCCTGTGCGGGAGCTCGTGGAGATTCCCGCGTCCGCAAGCGTTACTCCCCCACAACCCCCTGAAAAAGGTGTTGCCCGCCTTGATGCTCCCGGTCTTCAGACGGTGTATCAAGACGGCGGACGCGACGGCTTGAGCCACTGGGGAGTCTCACCTTCTGGGTTTGCTGACATTGCTGCCGCCCACGAAGCGAACCGTCTAGTAGGTAACGCTGTGACGGTTACTCTTCTTGAAAACTTAGGCGGCGGACTGAAACTAACCGCCACCGACGATATCGTGCTCGCGGTGACCGGCGCACAGGTATCAGCAACAGTAACCTCCCCCGATGAGGCTGACGATAAAACACCCCGAACAGTTCGGCTATACAAAGCCTTCGCCCTCAAACCCAGCGAAACCCTGCAACTGGGCCCCACCACCGGTGGGCTACGCACCTACCTGGCACTGCGCGGTGGCTTTGAAGCACCGGTTGAAGCAGGCAGCACCTCACGAGACACCCTCTCTGGTCTAGGAGCACCACCGCTAACCACCGGGCAAACCCTCTACACCGCCAACCTGCCAGCAAGTGCCGTAGCGGTAGGCGCGCGTCCACTCGATGTGCCCAGCGAAAGCATCACCCTGCGCGTCATTGCCGGACCACGCGATGACTGGTTCACCACCGAATCGCTAGAGAAATTTACCGCAACCAGCTGGCAGGTGAGCGACTCCAGTGACCGCATCGGTGTGAGGCTTACCCCCGAAAATCCGCGGGATTCTACAACGCCGGTCTTGCAACGCTCCCGTGAAGGCGAGCTGCCCAGCGAAGGCATGGTCACCGGCGCCATCCAGGTGCCACCCAACGGTGAACCGGTTATTTTTCTCAGCGACAGACCGGTCACCGGCGGCTACCCCGTAATCGCCAGCGTACACCCAGCCGACCTGCGGCTACTTGCCCAAGCACCACCGACAACCCGCGTCACTTTCACTTTCATCGACCCCGCCAGCTAAGGAACCCTCATGCGTAAAATTCTCATTGCCAACCGCGGCGAAATCGCCGTTCGCATCATCAATGCCTGCGCCGATGCAGGTTTTACCAGCATTGCCATCTACGCCGACGCTGATGCCCACGCCCTGCACACTGTCTTAGCAGACGAAGCCCACGCCCTTGAAGGCAGTTCACCGGCAGAGACCTACCTCAACATCGAGAAAGTGCTTGAAATCGCCAAAAAATCAGGTGCCACCGATGTACACCCCGGCTACGGCTTTTTGGCAGAAAACGCCGATTTTGCCCGCGCTGTTATAGATGCCGGTCTCACCTGGATTGGTCCCTCACCAGAGACCATCACCGCCCTGGGCGACAAGGTAGCAGCACGCGACATTGCAATGGCAGTAGACGCTCCACTGGCTCCTGGCACCGACGGACCGGTGGCGGACGCAGCAGAAGCCCGCGCCTTCGCTGAAGAACACGGTCTACCTGTAGTTATCAAAGCCGCCCACGGTGGCGGCGGACGTGGCATGCGAGTAGTACGCTCCCTAGATGAAATTGAGGACGCCTTCGACTCGGCATCACGCGAAGCCATCGGTGCCTTCGGCAACGGCGACTGCTTCGTAGAGCGCTTCTTAGACACCCCTCGCCATGTCGAAGCCCAGGTAGCGGCGGACGTCCACGGCAACGCCGTCGTCATCGGCACCCGCGACTGTTCCCTGCAACGACGACACCAAAAACTGGTCGAGGAAGCCCCCGCGCCCTTTTTAAGCTCGGCGCAAGAAGAGCAGATTGTGCGCGCGTCCGCCAATATTTTCAAGCGAGCCGGGTACGTGGGCGTGGGCACCACCGAATTTTTGGTCGCCGTTGATGGCGCTATCTCCTTTCTCGAAGTAAACACCCGTATTCAGGTAGAACACCCCATCACCGAAGAAGTCACCGGCGTTGATCTGGTGCAGCTGCAATTCGCCCTCGCCGCCGGTGAGCCGCTACCCTTCACCCAGATGCCAGAACCGCGCGGACATGCCTTTGAATTCCGCATTAACGCTGAAGACCCAGCACGAGGTTTTCTACCCGCTGCCGGCGAAATCACCTCCATCAGCGTGCCTACAGGTCCCGGCATTCGCTGGGATTCAGGGGTACGTGCGGGTACCGTGAGCTCAGGCGACTTTGATTCCCTGCTCGCCAAACTGATCGTGAGTGCCCCGACGCGCCAGCAAGCGATTCGACGCGCACGCCATGCCCTGCGACAGCTAGAAATTCAGGGCATTTCAACCGTCATAGACTTTCACCGCCGAGTCATGGAACACCCTGACTTCACCTCAAACGACGGGTTAAAGGTGTACACCACCTGGATTGAAAACGAACTGGGCGACGACCTGCTACCCGATGAAAACTACCGCGGCGGGCTGCTACCCGTAGGTGCCACGAGCTTTCCGGGCACCGGCGTCACCCGCTTCAACCTCGAAGTGAACGGGGTATCTACCCAAGTAGGAATTCCAGATTCTATCTTCGCTTCTTTCGGCAATAGTGCAGGCGCTGGCAATGCTGGCGGGGAGGTGGCAGACGCGCGCGCACCCGAGGTCACCTCACCCATGAGCGGCAATCTACTGCGCTTTGAGGTTGCAGTTGGTGACAGTGTTGAAACCGGTCAGCAGGTTGCCGTACTTGAAGCCATGAAAACCGAGGTACCCGTCACCGCAGACGTTAGCGGCGTAGTATCTGCCCTGCCGGTAGAACCCGGGACGCGCGTCAACGCCGGGCAAGTATTGGTTCAGTTCTAGGAGTTGACGAAAAAACACGGGATTACGGTGAAAGCAGTATCTCTACGGCTGGTACTTTCGCCGTAGTCCCGTACTTTCTCGGTGAATCTTTAAATACACCGACTAAAGTGATGCACTGTGAACTTTTCTTCCCCAACCACAAACGCCCCCATGCTACTGAGCGAGTTGGTGGACGCGTCCACCCCAACCAACCACACCCACGCACCCGTATGGGCGGCGCAGGTATTGCGGGAAGCCATGATTCAGGGTGTGCTAGCGCCGGGAGCAAAGCTGGGCGAAGTGCAGCTGACCGAGCAGCTGGGCATCTCGCGTAATACCCTACGCCAGGCGTTTACCGCGCTAGAAGCCGAACACCTGGTGACGCGCGTACCCAACCGCGGGGTGTTTGTGGTGGTTCCCGATGCCCAGCAAATTCAGGAACTTTTTACCCTGCGCCTAGCACTTGAGGGGGCAGCTATTGATCTGGCACCCGCCAGGGAACATACGAAACTGCGCGCTATCATCACAGAATCTGCTGCCCACCGCGAGCGAAAATCAGCGGCGGGCATGGCGGCAGCCAACCAAAATTTTCACCGCGGACTCGTGGCGCTGGCGGGTAGCCCCAGATTGAACGCACTCATGGCACACGCACTAGCCGAAATGCGCCTACTCTTTCACTCCATGACAACCGTGCCGGATTTTCATGCACCCTTCATCGACAAGAACGCCCACCTACTGCAACTGATAGAAAACGGACAGAAACCCCAGGCACGGGACTACCTGCACGGGTACCTTGAAGAATCAGCAGCCTACTTTGCGGGCAGGGTCTAAAGCAGGGGATAGCGCGAGCAGATGCAAGGGAGAGAGGGCTGACATTACGTCCGCCCGTTACTGCGGTGGCAGTGCCCCCCCCAGCAACCGGCGATTCTCCCTTTAACGCACGATTCACCTCTGCAGAAGAGGTGAATTGTGCAATAAAAGGTGAATTACGGATGCGACCAATCTGCCAGCTCGGGAAAGACCGCGTTCGCTACGCTCACACTCTCCCACGCTGGGCCGCTGACGCTGTGCCCAGCGCTAGCAACCAATTTTTGCTTCCTCACTCACTCGGAAAATTGGTTGCTAGCCTTGCCATAGCTTCGCAATGCCGCCCAAAGAGTTCCAACCCAAGTAGATGGTCAGCAACCAGGACGCCCAACCCACAACCAACAACCACACCGGGTACTTATACCCCGCCAGCAAGGTCTTCGCGCGGAAAGTCGCCACAAACAAGAGCACACCGAAACCAACCGGCAGAATCAGACCGTTCACCGCGCCCGCCACAATCAGCAGCGTCGCAGGAGCCTTACCCAGCGACATAAAAACAACGGTCGAAACTACAATGAAGCCGATGGTCAAACCGTTCTTCACACCCACCGAAGTGCGAGAAGTCGTCAAGAACGACACCGAAGTATATGCAGCACCAATCACAGACGAAATCGCCGCACCCCACAAAATCAGACCAAACAGACGGGTACCGATCTCACCAGCGGCAACGCCAAACGCCTGACCGGCAATCGAGCTTTCCGTTGACAGTTCAACACCGGTAGCAACAACACCCAAAATCGCCAGGAACAGCAAGAAACGCATCACGCCGGTGATAATAATGCCGGTCACCGAAGACCGGGCAATATCGGTCACGGACTCAACACCCGAAACACCGGCGTCAATCATGCGGTGCGCACCCGCATAGGTAATGTAGCCACCCACGGTGCCACCCACCAGGGTCGTAATGACAGCAAAATCAACGGTCTCAGGCATGACGAAGTTACGCATCGCCTCACCCACAGGCGGGTTAGATACAACAGCAACGTAAGCAGTTGCCAGAATCATGATGATACCCAACACAACCACAACGCGGTCCAGAGCCATACCTGCCTTACGTGATACAAAAACGGCGATTGCCAAAACAGCGGTCAAGATACCACCGAGTTTCGGGTCAAGACCCAGCATGGAATCCATGCCCAAACCGCCACCGGCAACGTTGCCCACGTTAAAGACGAAACCGCCGAGGGCAACAAGCACCGCCAAAAACATGCCCAACCCAGGGAGAACGGCATTCGCCAGCTCCTGCGCTTTACGCCCCGAAACACCAATAACACGCCAAACATTCAGCTGCACCGCGATGTCGATAATGATTGACACCAGAATCGCAAACGCGAAAGCGGCACCTAACTGGTAGGTAAACTGACCGGTCTGTGTAATGAAGCCCGGACCGATGGCGCTGGTTGCCATCAAAAAGAGCGAACCGATGAGCGCCGAACGGCGACCTTTCACCGATCGCTGCGGACGCGCGTCCGCAGGGTTAAAATTCTCAGCCACAATGGCTCCTAATCAGAAGAGGAAAACGCTCAAATATTGCGTGTGTCATAGATACTAGTCACAATATAGAGATTGTTGAACAATCCTGCAAGTGGGGCAGGCAAAAAGGGGCGTTCCCCACGGTCTTCCCGCGGAGAACGTCCCCTTTTTTCTGACTGCTAGATAAGGTCAAGACGCGCGGCGGCGGCTTGATGACCAGGGCGCTGACAGCAAGCGAGGTCAGCGTAAAGACTCGTGCACTGGGGGAGGTGAAGGTAGACGGGGTGTTTTCAGGGGTGCAAACCAGCCCTTTCTGGCACAAAGGAAAGCAGTGGCACCGTTTCACCACAACTTAATTGATAACGGTTCTCATTATCATGTTATTGTTGTTTGGGAATCATTTTCAAAACTTCTAGTAGAAAGCACAGCATCGCTGCCATGGCTCACCAAAACTTTAAGCGCGCGCTCTTTACCGGATCTCTTGCGCTCAGCATTGCCCTTCCGGGCATCTCAGCTCACGCACTGCCCGAGAACACCACCGTTGTTGCTGGTGTCCACACTGATGCCATTGCGATGGACCTTCAGGGTAACGCCCTTAAGGTTTTCTCTTACGCTGATTTGCCTGGCAAGATGCGCAGCAAGCTAGACCCTGCCACCACTGTTTTTCATCTGCCCGATCATGAGGCAACCAGGGTAGAGGTTCCTGCTGGCTATGAGTTCATTGCCCAGCCCGGCACCCAGGTATGGTTCGCTCCGCAGACTCAGCGCGATGGGGTAATTTGGCCCGGTTGGAACACCGAAGATATCTCCCGCGGTGAGGTGAAGAATGACTCTTTGGTCATGGAACTGGTGGACGCAAAAACCCCGCAGGGTGGTTCTGTTGAGGTTTTCCAGGACAGCGCGTTTGGTGCCCCCACCCGCGTGTGGAGCAGTGACGAGGACGTTAAGAAGTACACCCAGCCCGTTGCCTCACACGTTCACGCGAACTGGGCTTTTACCCATGCAGGCACTTATACTCTGACCTTTAAGGTCACCGGTGAAACGGTGGATGGCGCCCCCCTTGAAGATACCCAGGACTTCACCTTCGTAGTGGGCGATCTGCCTGCAGATGAAGTTGCACCTGAAAAGAATGACACAGCGTCACCGTCACCCGAGGCTACCGAGCAGCCCAGCGCGTCCGCGCCCACTGCCACCCCGGTAAAGGAATCACCTACGACCCAGCCCAGCACGCCAGCACCTTCGCACGAGAGCGCGACCTCCCCCGCGCCGACCTTCGCTGAGTTGGCAGAATCTGCTCCGGCCGATAATAAGGTAGAGAACCATGACGGGCATCATCACGTGCCTGAACAACCCGCAGCAGAAGCCGGTAAGACAGACGAGCAGAACACACCCCAGCAAGCCCCTGCCCCCACTGCACCAGCAAACCCTGCACCTGCTGCTCAGAACAATTCACGTAGCGGTGCTCAGCAATCAGCCCCACAGAGCGCACCAAAGCCCGCCGCTGAAAAGTGCATGGCAACTGAAGTCGTTGTAGAAAAGGCTCCCGAGCAGAAGACTACTGCTGACCGTGCCGCGTCATCTCAGGACGCAACCATCAAGACCACCGGCAATAAGGCAACAACCGGTGCCCACATTTTCACCATCAATAACTCATCGCGTGAACAGCTCACCGAAGGTCACTTCGATTTCGGGGCGGTTCTCAACGGTAAGCAGCTCAGCGCGTCCATCAAGGACGATCGCACCAGCCCCGCTCGTTGGGTTGCTCCGCGCTCTGTGGAGTTTGTGCTCTCAGAATCTGCGAAGAAGAAGATGCCCGCTGGTATGGAGAATATTGCGCCTGCCGGTAGCGACGTTTACCTCATCGGCAGCACTCAGGAGGCTGGCGTGCCGTGGCTGGGTTGGAATACCCAGGATTCAGCCCTGTCGCAGAATGTGAAGGGTGATGCCACGCTGAAACTCGACTCGGTGACCGGCCCCGGCAAGCTATCGGTGTTCCTCACCGGCAACTTCGGTTCGGCGGGTCAGACCGTGTTCAACGCTCCTGGCGATACCTTCAAGGTGCCTTTAAACACCCACCAGCACGGCAACTGGGTTTTCTCAGCGCCGGGTGTTTACACCGCTACCGTTTCGTGGCATGCCACCCTCAAGGATGGCACCCCCGCCAGTACATCAGCAGAGCTTCGCTTTGTGGTGGGCGATGTAACCGTACCTCCGGCGGCACCTGCTGAGCAGTCAGAAGCTCAGAATACTGAGAAAGCTAAAACTGAGTCAAAGAACGAGAGCGCACCCCAGGGTTCCGAGCAGAAAGCTACCGCGCAGGGTTCAGTTGATACTGCAACCGGCATCGTCACCAAGCCCGACGGCTCCAAGGTGAAAATTGTCGGTAAAACCTCATCAGGCGCTGATTGCACCCTCTCCGACAACGAGTTGAAACAGGCTCAGGAGGCTTCAGCCCAGGGCAAGCTCGCCTACACCGGTTTCAGTAGCGCTCAGCTTGCCGGTTTTGGTGTACTCACTCTGTTAGCCGGCATCGGCACCTTGCTGCTGGCGCGTCGTGCTCAGCGTAAGAATGCGTAAGACAAAACTTCTTGCTCTAGCAGCTAGCTGCCTTTTCGCGCTCACCGCGTGCACAGCCCCTTCATCGGGCGGTGCAGGCGGTGAGCAACTGAAGGTTGTTACCACCACCCCCATTCTTGCCGACTTCGCCGCTCGTGTTGGTGGGGATTATGCGCAGGTCAGTTCTTTGGTGCCCAACGGGGCTGACCCGCACTCCTACGAACCGACCCTGCGCGATGTGCGTGATATAGCCTACGCTGATGTTGCGTTCACTAACGGGTTACTTCTTGAGCAGCAAAAGATGTTGAAGACCGTCAGCGCGAACTTGCCGCAGGACGCAACCTCCGTGGCTGTTGCCGAAGGCATCGAAACCTACGGCGGCAAACTGCAACCCATCGTTGAAGATGCGTCGCTCGATTCAGTGTGGCTGGGGTTGCGCGTTGAAGCTGGTAACGCAGACACCTCAGGTGAGCACACCGCGACTTTTAGCGCGTCCAACCCGCAAGGCTCCGGCAGGCTGGCAGCTTTCATCACGCAAACTTTTGGTGCTGTTGAGGTCGTTGCAGATTCTGAGCAAGGACGCGCTCAGGTGGGTTCAACCCAGCTACCCCTGAATGCCCACACTCACCTTTCATGGGCTTTCACTGCCAGCGGTCACTATACCCTGGAGGTTTCTGCCAGCAGTAGCGACCCCTCCCTGGGCGAAGTGCCCACCCACACCCTGCACTTTGTAGTGGGTGAAGACCCCACTGCTGTCGCGCAGCAGATGGGCACCGACACTCACATTCTTGATGGGGGGCATGCTGATCTCACCGCGCAACTTGACCAAGGGCGCATGATGATTCGCACCGACCACGACGGAGAGGTTCACTACCACGAGCTAGAAAAAACCCTTGTGGTCGTGCCCTCCAAAACTCTGCAGGAACTACCCGCCAGTGCCCAGTACCGTTTTCTGGGCAGAGGCGGGGAGCAAATGTACCTGCTGGCTCAGGCGGTAGCGGGCAAGCATGTTCACGGTGAAATCGACCCGCACATCTGGCATTCAGTGCCCAACGCTAAGGCAAGCGTCGAGCTCATGCGAGACACCCTCGCTACCGCTAACCCCAAGCACGCCAGTGCCTACAACGCCAACGCGTCCGCTCTACTGGCAGAGCTGGATCAGCTCAACCGGGATCTCATCGACGCCTATGCGAGCCTTCCAGATTCTCGCAAAAACCTGATTACAACGCATGACGGCTACCGCTATCTCGCAAGCACTTACGGCCTGGAAACCGCCGGGTTTGTGACCCCGGCACCGGGCAGTGAACCCAGTATTCAACAGCGCAACAGACTGCGACGAACCATTGAGGACCTCAACATTTCAGCCCTCTACATAAACAGGGGCGAGATGGAGAAAACCTCAATTCTTGCCCAAGTCGCTGAAGACTCCGGGGTTCGCCTGTGCCAGCTCTACGCCGACAGCCTTGATTCAAACGCACCCCATTACATCGACATGATGCGCTCCAACGCGCAGACCATTACAGAATGTTCAGGAAACTAGATATGACCGAGAAACTACCCTACGTTCGTTCCCTCACCGTGGCGGCTCTTGTCACCGGCATCTGTATGCCCCTTGCCGCCCATGCCGACGATGCAACCGCAGCCCCCGATGCTAGCGCGTCCGCCGAGGTGAAAAGCGCACAAGAAAAAGCGCTGGAACAAAAGATTTCCTCCGATGAGCCCATTGCCAGCGGTCGAGTCAGCATCGACGCTGGGCACGTTGATATGGGACCCAAGTTCATTGACGGAAACTGGCAGCTCATGGTACATGATGACTCCACTGCCAACCCCGTGTGGCGCATGATGGAAGACGTGGTGCTGGTAGGTAAGGACGCCGCAAAGCTACCGGTACCCGATGATGAGCGCTACTCCTTTGTAGATGCTGCTCCGGGTAGTGATGTGTACGTGATTCCGCAGACCGAAGCTGAGGGCGTTGTCTGGCCCGGCTGGAACACCCAGGACCCTGCGGTTGTTGAGGCACTAGGACGCGGAGTGACCCTCACCCTCGACCGTGTTGAGGGCCCCGGTCAGCTCACCGTTTACCTTGAGAACGGTAACTTCTCAGCGCCCCAGGTGCTCTGGAACTCCAACACCCCCGAATCCCAAGATATCTGGGTTGAACCCAACACCCACACCCACGCCAACTGGGTGTTCACCGCCCCCGGCGCCTACTTCGTGACAGTAACGGCACACGCTACTCTCGCTGACGGCAGCGAGGTTGCCAACACCCAGCGCATCCAGTTCGCTATCGGTAGCCAGACCAACCCCGAGGACGTCTTCGCGCAAGCTGACCAGCTAGAACCCCTCACCGCAGATTCCGCCGAAGCAGCAAATAATTCAGCGAGCACGCCCGATGCTGCTGTACCCACCGCTGACAGCTCTGACAGTGCAGAGGCAGTCAGCGAAGATCGCACCGGCATTAGCCCTGCTCTGATTGCGGGCATTGTGGCCGTGCTGGCTGTGATTGGTGGCGGTGTAGCCTTGATGATGCGTAAGTCAGCCGCCGACCAGCGCCATGCCCAGGAGCAAATCAAGTGAGTGAAACACCGGTTATTTCGCTGGTGAATATGGGGGCTGGCTACGGCAAACGCACCATTCTCAGCGAGGTGAATCTCACCGTTGAACGAGGGGAGTTCGTGGGGCTGATCGGCGCTAACGGCGCGGGTAAAACCACCCTGCTGCGGTCTTTGCTGGGATTAGTACCCGGTGCTACCGGTGAGATTCGCATTTTGGGGAGCACCCCCGCCTCAGCACGCACCCGCATTGGTTACGTGCCGCAGAAGCACCAGTTTCAGTGGGATTTTCCCATCACCGTCAAAGACGCGGTGATGACCGGTCGCAGTGCCCACCTGGGGTTGTTCAAGCGTCCGAGTAGCGATGACTGGGTAGCTGTTTTCTCGGCAATCAAACGAGCAGGCATCGATCACCTATCCCAGCGCATCATCGGTGAGCTCTCAGGCGGTCAACGTCAGCGCGTGCTGTTGGCGCGTGCCCTGGCAGCCGCACCCGAGCTTCTGCTGCTCGATGAGCCCTTTACCGGAGTGGACGCTCCCACCCAAGACATGCTCAACGTCCTCTACCGGGAGTTAGCCGCTGAGGGGCTCACCATCGTCATGTCTACCCACGATATGCTCTCGGCACGCGAAGCCTGCACCCGCTTGGTCGGTGTGCGCGAAACTCTAGCACTCGACGCCCCGGCGCGGAGCCTAAGTGTTCAAGAGCTTCACCACTGGCTCACCGGCAGAAGCGAGCAAACCCCGACTCTTCACCAGAAAGGTACAGCATGATTACGCCTTTTGAATTTGTGGGAGATTTGCTCAACCCCAATCTCTCTTTTCTTGCCAAGGCCCTCGCTGCCGTTGTGATCTCGTCCATCGTGACGGGTTTGGTGGGCTGCTACGTGGTTATGCGCGGCATGGTGTTTATTGGGGACGCGGTGGCGCACTCTGTCTTTCCGGGGCTAGCTATCGCTTTCGTCATGGGCACTAACCTCATGCTGGGCGGACTGATAGCGGGCGTCATCACCGCTATTTTGGTGGCTATTTTCAGCCAGAATCAGAAGCTCAAAGAAGACTCCGTCATTGGTATTTTCTTTGCGGGTTCTTTTGCCCTAGGCATTGTGATTATCTCGCTGCAACCGGGCTACTCGGGGTCGGTGCAGGACTTCCTCTTTGGCTCTATTGTGGGTGTATCAACCTCAGACATTACCCAGGCGGCACTCATCGCCACCGGCATCATGGCAACCCTGGCAGTATTCCACTCCCGCTTTGTCACCGTCAGCCTTGATAAAGAAAGCGCCCGCGCTATGGGGTTGCCCGTGCTGCTACTTGATGTGGTGCTCTATGTACTCGTGACTATCAGCGTGGTTATTTCGCTACAAACCCTGGGCAACGTACTGGTTCTGGCACTCATCGTTGTGCCCGCCTCCGCCGCGCGTCTTGCCTGCACCAAACTCAGCC encodes:
- a CDS encoding LamB/YcsF family protein, with product MVHIDLNSDSGESFGSWNMGDDAAMMRIVSSANIACGYHAGDPSVMRTTCTAAVANNVTIGAHVAYPDLPGFGRRFIDMTPTELTDAVIYQIGALQAVAALAGGKVSYVKPHGGLYNTIVHHEAQAQAVATAIAELNRASGTNLSLLCLPGSVVVEKSQKAGVEVFYEAFADRGYTSQGTLVSRREADAVIHDPVQVAARVVKMALEKKVIAADGTEVALDAHSVCVHGDTAGAVGIARAVRAALEVEGVQISAFSV
- a CDS encoding carboxyltransferase domain-containing protein, yielding MTRIKRFSLNYALVDCNSLQHALSVHAHLTEHPTPGQIELIPAAQTVLVHFATPQQTESFITSFTVPEHSETTGTQTTTRIIETVYTGEDLNDVANATGLSVEEVITKHSSASWQVAFAGFAPGFFYLHAPDNTMDVPRRATPRTSVPAGSVGLAGQLSGIYPRSSPGGWQLIGHTNAPLWDLTQNPPALLEPGNTVQFKPVRELVEIPASASVTPPQPPEKGVARLDAPGLQTVYQDGGRDGLSHWGVSPSGFADIAAAHEANRLVGNAVTVTLLENLGGGLKLTATDDIVLAVTGAQVSATVTSPDEADDKTPRTVRLYKAFALKPSETLQLGPTTGGLRTYLALRGGFEAPVEAGSTSRDTLSGLGAPPLTTGQTLYTANLPASAVAVGARPLDVPSESITLRVIAGPRDDWFTTESLEKFTATSWQVSDSSDRIGVRLTPENPRDSTTPVLQRSREGELPSEGMVTGAIQVPPNGEPVIFLSDRPVTGGYPVIASVHPADLRLLAQAPPTTRVTFTFIDPAS
- a CDS encoding biotin carboxylase N-terminal domain-containing protein; its protein translation is MRKILIANRGEIAVRIINACADAGFTSIAIYADADAHALHTVLADEAHALEGSSPAETYLNIEKVLEIAKKSGATDVHPGYGFLAENADFARAVIDAGLTWIGPSPETITALGDKVAARDIAMAVDAPLAPGTDGPVADAAEARAFAEEHGLPVVIKAAHGGGGRGMRVVRSLDEIEDAFDSASREAIGAFGNGDCFVERFLDTPRHVEAQVAADVHGNAVVIGTRDCSLQRRHQKLVEEAPAPFLSSAQEEQIVRASANIFKRAGYVGVGTTEFLVAVDGAISFLEVNTRIQVEHPITEEVTGVDLVQLQFALAAGEPLPFTQMPEPRGHAFEFRINAEDPARGFLPAAGEITSISVPTGPGIRWDSGVRAGTVSSGDFDSLLAKLIVSAPTRQQAIRRARHALRQLEIQGISTVIDFHRRVMEHPDFTSNDGLKVYTTWIENELGDDLLPDENYRGGLLPVGATSFPGTGVTRFNLEVNGVSTQVGIPDSIFASFGNSAGAGNAGGEVADARAPEVTSPMSGNLLRFEVAVGDSVETGQQVAVLEAMKTEVPVTADVSGVVSALPVEPGTRVNAGQVLVQF
- a CDS encoding GntR family transcriptional regulator; this translates as MNFSSPTTNAPMLLSELVDASTPTNHTHAPVWAAQVLREAMIQGVLAPGAKLGEVQLTEQLGISRNTLRQAFTALEAEHLVTRVPNRGVFVVVPDAQQIQELFTLRLALEGAAIDLAPAREHTKLRAIITESAAHRERKSAAGMAAANQNFHRGLVALAGSPRLNALMAHALAEMRLLFHSMTTVPDFHAPFIDKNAHLLQLIENGQKPQARDYLHGYLEESAAYFAGRV
- a CDS encoding NRAMP family divalent metal transporter encodes the protein MAENFNPADARPQRSVKGRRSALIGSLFLMATSAIGPGFITQTGQFTYQLGAAFAFAILVSIIIDIAVQLNVWRVIGVSGRKAQELANAVLPGLGMFLAVLVALGGFVFNVGNVAGGGLGMDSMLGLDPKLGGILTAVLAIAVFVSRKAGMALDRVVVVLGIIMILATAYVAVVSNPPVGEAMRNFVMPETVDFAVITTLVGGTVGGYITYAGAHRMIDAGVSGVESVTDIARSSVTGIIITGVMRFLLFLAILGVVATGVELSTESSIAGQAFGVAAGEIGTRLFGLILWGAAISSVIGAAYTSVSFLTTSRTSVGVKNGLTIGFIVVSTVVFMSLGKAPATLLIVAGAVNGLILPVGFGVLLFVATFRAKTLLAGYKYPVWLLVVGWASWLLTIYLGWNSLGGIAKLWQG
- a CDS encoding TIGR03773 family transporter-associated surface protein, which translates into the protein MAHQNFKRALFTGSLALSIALPGISAHALPENTTVVAGVHTDAIAMDLQGNALKVFSYADLPGKMRSKLDPATTVFHLPDHEATRVEVPAGYEFIAQPGTQVWFAPQTQRDGVIWPGWNTEDISRGEVKNDSLVMELVDAKTPQGGSVEVFQDSAFGAPTRVWSSDEDVKKYTQPVASHVHANWAFTHAGTYTLTFKVTGETVDGAPLEDTQDFTFVVGDLPADEVAPEKNDTASPSPEATEQPSASAPTATPVKESPTTQPSTPAPSHESATSPAPTFAELAESAPADNKVENHDGHHHVPEQPAAEAGKTDEQNTPQQAPAPTAPANPAPAAQNNSRSGAQQSAPQSAPKPAAEKCMATEVVVEKAPEQKTTADRAASSQDATIKTTGNKATTGAHIFTINNSSREQLTEGHFDFGAVLNGKQLSASIKDDRTSPARWVAPRSVEFVLSESAKKKMPAGMENIAPAGSDVYLIGSTQEAGVPWLGWNTQDSALSQNVKGDATLKLDSVTGPGKLSVFLTGNFGSAGQTVFNAPGDTFKVPLNTHQHGNWVFSAPGVYTATVSWHATLKDGTPASTSAELRFVVGDVTVPPAAPAEQSEAQNTEKAKTESKNESAPQGSEQKATAQGSVDTATGIVTKPDGSKVKIVGKTSSGADCTLSDNELKQAQEASAQGKLAYTGFSSAQLAGFGVLTLLAGIGTLLLARRAQRKNA